TCCTGAGATTTCTTATTTCGAGCAAAATTCAACTCCTGGCCACCACCCATGCGATAGGCATTCAAGCGTGTATCCGTCGCACACGTTTCTTGAGCATGGGAAACATGAGGCAGATCACCACCAGAATGGCCGTGATCAAGTTGAGATCACTGGGCGTCAGCCTCAGGAAACCTACCTGATACGAAAGAGCCACCACAATGGCGAAGCGGTAAACGAGAGACCCTACAATGGCGCTCAGTGTCTGTCGCAGAACACTCTGTTTCCCCACCAGACTTTCCCCAAGAATGACCGAGGCCAAGCCCGCTACAATAGTGCCGATCCCCATTCCCACATCGGCAAACCCCTGACTTTGGGCCACCATTCCGCCGGCCAAAGCCACCAGGGCATTGGAAAGGCTCACACCGATGAGGATCATGTTGTCGGTGTTCACCCCTTGTGAGCGGATCATCTGAGGATTGTCCCCTGTTCCACGCAGAGCGAGCCCCAGGTGAGTGTGCAGGAAAATGTCCAGGACCACTTTGCAGCCTAACGCCACAACCAGAAAGATCAGTGGCGCCACAAGATACCGCGGAATTCCCGGAAAAGCGAGCGCATCAAAAATGGTCGTCTGATGGAGAAGCGCCAGATTCGGCCGCCCCATGATGCGAATATTGATGGAATAAAGGGCGGTCATAGTGATGATGCTGGCCAGAAGGCTCATGATGCGAAGCTTCGTGGCCAGAAGAGCCGTAACGCACCCGGCAAGCGCTCCTGCCACCATGGCCAGCCCAAGGCTGGTAAAGGGGTCCCACCCCTGGAGCATGAAGCTTCCCGTTACAGCCGCTCCCAGGGGAAGGGTCCCGTCCACCGTGAGGTCTGGAAAGTCCAGCACACGGAAGGTGAGATAAACTCCCAACACCATGACGGCATAAACCAGACCTTGTTCGATGGAGCCTACAAAAGTGTAAAGAGACATATCCTACAGCAACCTCATTGTGCTAAAGGACCTGGTCCGCACGTTTCAAAACGGATTCGGGCAGGGTCACTCCCATTTTTTCGGCCGCCTGTTTATTCACGACCAGCTTCAGATCCTTGAGGGTCTCGACAGGCATGGTACCGGGATTTTCGCCTTTCAGAATCCGTACGGCCATCTCCCCGCTCTGCCGCCCAAGGCGGTAGTAATCGATGGCAACCGCCGCAACGGCTCCGCGGGGTACGGAATCGATATCTGCGGCAAAAAGAGGAATCCGGTTGTCGGTGCATACCTTCACAACAGCATCAAATGCCGAAACCACCGTATTGTCGGTCGGGATATGAACGGCGTCCACTCTGCCCACCAGGCTCTTGGCCGCCAGGAACACGCCGCTGGAATTGCTCACGGGAGCCTCCACGACTTCCATATTCCTTTTGGCGACTTCTTCCTTGATCTGTTTGAGGGAGGTCAGAGAATTGTCTTCACCGGAATTATAGATCACACCCAGCCGTTTCACTTTGGGGGCGATCTCGATAATGAGATCCATCTGCCGGTCCACAGGGCTCCGGTCCGTAGTTCCCGTAACATTGGCGCCGGGCTCTTCGAGACTCTTCACGAGCCCTGCCCCCACGGGGTCCGTAACGGATGAAATCACAATGGGAATGGTTTTAGTAGCGTTGACACACGCTTGAGAAGTGGGGGTCGCGATGGTATAAATGAGATCTACATTGTTTCCCACAAAGGATTTGGCGATGCTGTTAGCCGTAGCCATATTCCCCTGGGCAATCTGAATATCGTAAGTTACATTCTGCCCTTCGACGTATCCGTTGTCCTTCAGAGCATCGATGAAGCCCTTCCTTGCGGCATCCAGCGCCGGGTGTTCCACAATCTGTGAAATCCCGATGGTGATTTTCTTCTCATCCGCAGAAGCAATCCCTGCCATGCCCAAAACCAAAACTAAGGTCAGAAAGCTCTTCCAGAAACGCATCATGGCAATCTCCCCCATTGAAAGGTAAACAAAAGCCTATCCGGAAACCTCCTATGGACTTTGTCCCCCTCAGTCACCCCTCGAGAAGAGAATTGAAGGGGGATGTCCGCTGCCGAAGATCGGTTTTTCAGATAGGCTCTAAGAACCCATCCAAACCCTCTTCACCCCAATGGACTGAAACGAGCCGAGGGAAATTTTTGGATGAGCGCCGCAGCAGCAAATCCAAGACAATAAAACCGGGTGGCACATTACAACTAAACGTTCTCCCACCCTTGCGAAAAACTGATCATAAACTCTTCCGTAAGGCAAGACATTTTCCCCATAACTGAACCGACCAAACAAAGCAAGAGATTAACCGCGGGCGGGCACATTTTGCACGCCGTAGGAAGGGGAGGCTGAATCGGCCTTCAGGGAACCGCCCATGTGCAAGAACCTTGGATCGGGAGGTTTCCAACAAGGGAAGAGTCTTCAGTTGACAAATTCCGAATTTCCCAGTAACGGATTGGAATTAATGCGACATTGTCACATTAAGTATGTTATGAATATTTTATATTGATTTTCTCATGCAATGCAGCATGGGGTACATGCTGCATTGTTCCTATGCGACAACGGCGAGGGAATGGCTGTGGCCCGTTTCTCACTTTCTGACGGATTGGAGCCCTCAGCATGAATACCGAACAATTGTTAGTGTTTGGCATTCTCGCGGCAACGCTGGTCCTGTTCGTCTGGAACCGCTGGCGCTACGACCTTGTGGCGTTGGGGGCCCTGCTGGCTGTCGCCGGCCTGACCCCGACCGATCAGGTCTTCGCGGGCTTCGGACACCCCGCTGTCGTGACGGTAGCGGCCGTATTGGTGCTCAGCCGCGGATTGCTCAATGCCGGTGTTGTGGATACTATCGCGCAATCCCTCGGACGGGTGGGAAACCAGCCCATGATCCAGGTGGCGACACTCACAGGGGTTGTAGCGCTGTGCTCCGGATTCATGAACAACGTGGGCGCCTTGGCGTTGCTCATGCCCGTTGCCATCTGGATGTCGCGCCAAAGCAGTCGCCCTCCTTCCCTATTGCTCATGCCCTTAGCCTTCGGCTCATTGCTCGGCGGTACGATCACTTTGATCGGAACGCCACCAAACATCATCATTGCCGCATATCGAGCACAAACGGGAGCGCCCCCCTTCGGAATGTTCGAATTCTTCCCCGTGGGGATAGGGATCACTTTGGTTGGAGTGCTCTTTATCTCCCTGGTGGGCTGGCGACTCACGCCAAAGCGGGAAAAACAGGGAACACCGGAGGAACTTTTTCAAATCGGTGACTATATCAGCGAAGTCCGCGTTACCGAGCATTCGAAGGTCCTCGGTCAAACCCTCCATGATTTGCTTTCCCTGATGGAAAGTGAATCGGACGTAACCATTGTCGGACTTTTCCGCGGTAAACAGCGGCACATGGCGCCTTCCATGTATGCAGTTCTTCAGGCGGGCGATATTCTTATGGTCGAAACCGATCCCGAAAGCCTGAAGGGCATGATTGACGCCGCAGGTCTTGAACTGGCCGAAAGCGGCGACATTGGTAAGGGAGATCTCGGGGCCGACGATGTCAGCATCATTGAAGCCATCGTCGCCCCTGAATCCCTGCTCCTTGGACGTACGGCAGCCAACCTCGATATGCGCGCACGTTATGGCGTGAATGTGCTCGCGGTGGCGCGTCAAGGGCAGCGGGTGCGGGAGCGGCTGAGCAAGATCCGTTTCAATATCGCGGATATCCTACTGCTGCAGGGCCGCACGGATTCGTTGCAGGCAGCCCTGTCTGCCTGGGGATGCCTGCCGCTTGCGGAGCGGGGATTGCGCATCGGTAAACCACGAAAGGTTTTCCTGGCAGCCGCTATCTTTGTCGCGGCCCTGGCGTTGGTCGCGTTCAATTTGCTGCCTGCCCAGGTCGCCCTGGTCGGAGCGGCGGTTGTCATGGTGCTCAGCGGACTTCTTACTCTCAAGGAAGCCTATAAGAGCATCGATTGGCCCATCATCGTGCTGCTGGCAGCCATGATCCCCGTAGGGCAAGCGCTTGAAAGCACCGGCGGAGCCCAACTCATTGCCGATCAGTTGCTGCGGGTCGCTCGCTCTTCCTCTCCGGCGGAGACTCTTGCAATTCTCATGGTCGGAACGATGCTGCTCTCGAACGTGGTCAACAATGCCGCCGCCGCGATCTTGATGGCCCCCATCGCAATTGGTGTGGCGCACGGCATGGGCTCCTCCCCTGACCCACTCCTGATGGCGGTGGCAATCGGTTCTTCCTGCGCGTTCTTGACCCCGATCGGCCATCAATCGAACGCGCTGGTAATGGCTCCCGGCGGATACAGGTTCGGCGACTACTGGCGTTTGGGACTCCCTCTGTCCGTGCTGGTCGTAGGAGTGGCCGTCCCTCTGATCATGTGGTTCTGGCCCCTCTAATGCCTCCGGGCGGAAAATGTTCTCATCCTACTGGAACCTGCAGGTCAAAACATCCCGGATATGACCGCAGTCATCCAGTCTTCTATGGATGTCCGCCGTTCAACCCGGTGACCGGACGGAAGCATCGCCTCGAACTCCTTCCATTGGGCAGCCAGAAAACCGCTCATGATGACCCTTGGATACCTGCGCCATTCCGATCCCCTCAGCACTTCGCGCAGGCAGGGCCATTCGATATTCATGAGAAGGAGGTCGGAAGGTTCCCGCAGCACTTCCAGTTCCCGTGCCACGAGCAGTTTCACTCTCTCTTCCACATGATTCGCACGGACGTTTTGCAGGGCAACAGCCACTGCGAGAGGGATGCAGTCCAGTCCCACAACACGGGTGGCTCCCAGCAGCGCACCGGCGATGGCAAGGATTCCCGTTCCCGTGCCAAGGTCCACAACCGTTTTCACCGGAACCGCCTTGAAAAGCTCAGCCATCGTCAAGAGACAACCCCTGGTGGTGGGATGAAGGCCCGACCCAAATACCAGGCCGGGATTCATGCGGATGAGATAGCCCCCCTCGGGATGAATCGGTTCTTCTTCATCTTTTCCCGTATGAATGAGAAATGGTCCTACCCGCTGGTCAGAGAGTGACACATGCTGCCACTGCTCGTAATCCAGGCTGTAGGCCCCGTTCAGTATCCATCCGGACTGGTCCTGAATCCAATGTTTCACTGCACTTTCCGATTCGCGATCAAAAAAGAGGTAGTAAAAAGGCGGTTCAGGCCAGAGCCCCAGAAATCCCGGCAAGGCGGGTTCCGTTCCAGGAGAACGAGGTCCCCGGCATTCATAGACAAATAGGTGTTGAGGGAGGTTGTTTGAATTTTCCATAGAGTATCCCGTAAGTACAGCGATTCCATCACTCGACATGATTCCAGCGGAGCTTTGCTTCTGCATATAATTTTAAGATATTGTATGAATTTTATCTTCCGGACCCGGGCTTCCCAAGTACACACGGGACCTTTGACTTTTTGATCCAGATGGTCCATTTTGTTGGCTGCAGAGAGAAGGACTCATGACATCCTCACACGGAATTCAGGGGAGAGAAAAAGATGCAGATTATACAAACACCCGTCGGCAACATGGAAGTGTTTTGTTATCTGGTTTACGATGAGACAACCATGGAAGGCATCCTCATCGACCCTGCGGGAGATACAGACCGTTTGCTCAAGATTCTGCAGGAAAAGGGAGTGAAACTCAAGTACATCGTGAACACTCACGGACACGCCGACCACACCTGCGGCAATGACCGGTTGCGAGAGGCAACGGGCGCCAAGGTGGTCATGCATGCCCTGGACGACGTCTTTTTCCAGCGCCCGGAAAGTAAAGCCTTTACCAGGATGATGGGCTTTGAAAACTCTTCCCCTGCGGACATTCAGGTTCAGGACGGCGACGAACTTTCCTTCGGAAACCTCACCATGAGATTTCTTCACACTCCCGGCCATACTCCCGGAGCCTGCTGCATTCTCATCGACGGCAATCTCTTTACGGGCGATACTCTCTTTGTGGGTGCCGTGGGCCGGACCGACCTCCCTGGAGCATCCTTCGATGAGCTGCTCCGCTCCCTCGAAACCAAAATCATCACCCTGCCTCCCGAAACCATCGTATGGCCGGGCCACGACTACGGTGATCGCCCGCACTCTACCGTCGGCCATGAAATGAAAACCAACCCTTACATTACGGACTTCATAACGGAAAATGACTAGCGGACAAAGGCTTTTTTCCACAATCACATTTTCGTCGCCTCTGGGCTGGATTCTCACGGCAGCCGGTCCCGAAGGCATCTGCCTCCTTCACTTCTGCGGCCCGGTCCAGCCATCGGAGTCTCAAGAGCAGGAAATCATGGGCAGAGAATACCCGGGATGTAAAATCAAACCGGACGCTCCGCCCCCTTTGCTCTCGGAAACAAAAAAAGCCGTCCTGGAGTATCTCACTCACGGCACTCCCCTTCCCCCTCTGCCTCTCGACGTGAGCAAAGGCACGCCCTTTCGCCGGAAAGTTTGGAAAGCCCTCTGCGATATCCCTCATGGGGAGACCCGCTCTTACCTGGATATCTCCAAGGCCATCGGGCAACCTCGAGCCTCTCGCGCCGTGGGACAGGCTTGCGGCAGCAACCCCGTCGCCATCCTCATTCCCTGCCACCGCGTACTGGCCGTGGGGGGAAAACTTGGGGGATATACCGGGGGATTGGACATCAAGGAGGCATTATTGAAGTTGGAGCGGGGTGCCGGGTTGGGAAGATCGGGAAACAGGTGACCGGATCATTTGAGCACAGTTTTTTGATTTTCGCTGAATCTCTGTGGGTAATGCAAAATGGTCTGCAATATGGTCTGAAATAACGGAGGACAATGTTGAAAGAAAAAAATCTGAAGCTGAAGGAGCAGATCACAGCGCCAACCGGAAAACTGGGGGTACTGATCCCCGGCATCGGTGGAGCCGTGAGCACAACATTCATCGCTGGAGTCGAACTCGTACGCAAAGGGCTCGCTTCGCCCATCGGCTCCCTGACTCAACTGGGAACCATTCGGCTCGGGAAACGTTTTGAACGCAGATCTCCCAGGATCAAGGATTTCGTTCCCTTGGCATCCCTCGACGATCTGGTTTTCGGGGGCTGGGACCTCTATGAGGCCAATGGTTACGAGGCCGCTATGTTCGCCCGCGTTCTCAAACGCGAACACATCGAACCGATCAAGGACTTCCTGCGCGGCATTACCCCCATGAAAGCCGTTTTCGACCGTCGTTTCGTTAAAAATCTCGATGGAAAATACATCAAGGAGGAAAACAACCTCCGCGCCCAGGTGGAAGCTTTGAAGGAAGACATTCGTCGGTTCAAGGATCAAAACGGGTGCGAACGCTGCATCATGATCTGGTGTGGAAGCACGGAAGTCTACCTTCAATGCGAAGAAATCCACCAATCCGTCGAGGCACTCCAGAAAGCCATCGATGCCAACGATTCCCGGATTCCCCCCAGTATGCTCTATGCCGTCGCAGCCATGGAAAGCGGCATTCCCTTCATCAATGGCGCACCCAACCTCACGGTGGATGTTCCGGCCATGGTGGAAATGGCTTCACAAAACAATCTTCCCATCGCGGGCAAGGATTTCAAAACCGGCCAGACCCTCATGAAGACCATCCTGGCTCCCGGCCTCAAATCCCGCATGCTGGGCCTCGAGGGGTGGTATTCCACCAACATTCTCGGCAACCGCGACGGACTGGTCCTGGACGACAAGGATTCCTTCAAGACCAAAGAGGAAAGCAAGCTTTCCGTCCTCGAATACATTTTGCAGCCCCAGCTCTATCCATCCCTCTACAAGAACTACTATCACAAGGTCACCATCAACTATTATCCGCCTCGCGGGGACAACAAGGAAGGTTGGGACTGCATCGACATCTTCGGATGGCTGGGGTACCCCATGCAGATCAAAGTCGACTTCCAGTGCCGTGACAGCATCCTGGCCGCTCCGCTGGTCCTGGACCTGGTGCTCTTTATGGACCTGGCCCAGCGGGTGGGCTTGAGCGGCATTCAGGAATGGCTCTCTTTCTACTTCAAGAGCCCCATGCACAAAGAGAACCTCTATCCCGAGCACGATCTTTTCATTCAGAGCATGAAGCTCAAGAACACCTTGCGCTATCTCATGGGTGAAGACCAGATCACCCACTTCGGGCTCGATTATTATATGAAAGACGACGAGAACGAGGAGAAATAGGGGGATTTTCAGGCAGCCTCTAACTTTTTACATTGTCGGATTTCATCTCAACCACGGAGACACGGAGGGCACGGAGATTTCATTTGAAGGTCTTTCTCCGTGCTCTCCGTGTCTCCGTGGTTAATGTGACACTGCCGCGCTAAAAGACTCACTTTTTGAAAATACGGATGACCCATATGACAGAACACAGTCACACGTTTGTGGAAAATTATGAAGGACTGGTGGCTTTCGGACTTTCGCGTGAAGTGGACGAAAAGTCACTCATGTACTACCTGCAAAAATTCTCCGACGATGATCTCCTCAAGGTCATAATGCCCCGGATGAGCGATGCAGAAATCGAACATGTCTTCGTGATGATCAGCAACCTCATGAGAAAGCATCTGGACGACAATGAATATCACAAACTCTTCCTCAAGGAGGAGGGACATTCGCACCACCATTCTCACGAAGAGTGAGACCGCACCCAATCCGTGATGCCGTCCAATACCCGTCGATTCTGCTCGGGCAGCCGGACGGCCAATCGAATGAAGTGTTCGTTCAGCCCTTCGAAGGAACTGCAGTCACGAATGAGAATTCCACGGGAATGGAGCAGCTCCTCCTGCAAAACAGCGGCTGGAGGAAGCTTCCTTCCCAGTTCCACAAGCAGATAATTGGCCCGTCCCGGGTAGACCTTCAAGCCATCCAGTTTTTCCAGCTGCCGCGCAAATTCCGTCCTTTCATGTTCCACCAGCTTCAGAGTCTCCCGCCGGTAGGCGTCCTGGCCGAGGCAGAAGGCACCGGCTATCTGAGCCAGCGTATTGACGGACCATGGGGGCAGGAAATGGCGCATGCGGGCCGCAATATCATCGGAAGTCAGCAGGTATCCCAGACGCAACCCCGGAATGCCGTAGAACTTCGTCATGGATCGAATGAGGACCAGCTTGCATGATTCCGTGAGAGTCCGCTTCAGCGATTCCTCTTCACAAAAATCCACGAAGACTTCATCCACGATACAGACAATGCCGCCCGGCCGGCTTTTTTCGCGAATCCACTCCCGTACGGCCGGCGAGAGCAGTGTGCCTGAAGGGCTTCCCGGATGTGTGAAGAGGATGGCCTCGGGGGAAACCTTGTCGCACAGGGTATCCAGTTGTTCCACCGTGGGCTGGAAATGGGTATCGGGCACAGTCACCACCCGCTGCATTTCCACACCCTGCAGTTCAAACGCCTTGCGGTATTCCCCAAAGGTCGGGAGCACCACCCCGCCCTTTCGCATCTCCAGGGCCCTCGGCAGCCAGTAGATAAGCTCCGTTGAACCGTTACCGACGACAATCCGGTTTTCTGGAAGGCCATGAAAGCGCGACAGGGCTTCGATGAGGGAACGATTGGCGATGTCGGGATAGTGCTGCAGGCGGTGGAAGCAGGTGGTGAACTCTTCCATGAGACCGGGAGGCGGCCCAAGGGGATTGATGCTTGCGCTGTAGTCCAACAGGGAGTCGGGGGAGCACCCCAAACGCGCTGCGATTTCATAGACATTGCCGCCGTGAACAATAGCCATGCGGAACTTCTCCTTCCCAATGAGGCTAGGGCGTGTACGCAAACTCGCCTTACTCCTATGATGACCGTCACCCCGGCGAAAGCCGGGGTCCAGAAAGCCTGATAGAATCTGGATTCCGGCTTTCGCCGGAATGACGTAACGCCTATCATTCCAAGGAGCTACTAAGTTTGCGTACAGAGCTTAACTTGACATTGTCAGATTTCATTTGAACCACGGAGACACGGAGATTTTATTTGAGAGTCTTTCTCTGCGCATTCCGTGTCTCTGTGGTTCATGTGACAATGTCGCACTAATAGAGAACGAACAGAGTGCGTATTCCAAGAGCCAGAAAAAACGCCAGTGCAGAGGTCAAGTACATGAGGCGGATCATGGCACGATAGGTATCGAGACTCAGGGTTTCACCAGCATCGCCCAGAGTGGGCTTTTCCACCGGCCGGCCGAAATAGATGTTGGTCCCTCCCAACTGGACATTGAGAGCTCCAGCCGCGGCTGCTTCAGGATAACCCGCGTTGGGGCTTTTCATCTTGCGGGCATCGCGGCGCATGACATTCCAGGCTTTACGCCAATCAAGCCTCATGATGGCGGAGGCTCCCACGAGAAGCAATCCGCTCAGGCGTGCAGGTATCCAGTTGAACAGGTCGTCCGCCCTGGCGGCAAACCAGCCGAAATACCGATAACGATCGTTCATATATCCCACCATGGAATCCATGGTGTTCATGGCTTTGTAGGCCATGGCCGCCACGGGTCCGCCCAATGAGAGATAGAAGAGGGGGGCAACGATTCCATCGCTGATGTTTTCGGAAACCGTTTCCACGAGGGCCCTCACGATGTCCTGTTCTTCGAGCTGTGAGGTATCCCGGCTCACGATCCAGGCCAGTTTTTCCCGGGCCTTGACGATATTTCCCTCGCCCAGGGCTTTGGCCACTTTGACCGATTCCTGGTGCAGGTTCCGTGTGGCCAGCGTCGTAAAAGCGAGCCAGATCAGAACCGCTGTTTCAAAAACGGGATGAACATGCGAAGCAATCCCCAAAATAACAATGGTTCCGCTGATGACTCCCAAAACGACCGTCATCCAGAACACGGCACCCTGTAAACCCTTCAGTCCATGAGATGCCTTTTCGTCGTAGAAAACACGTTCCACCGCGGTGATGAAACGCCCGATCCAGCGAATGGGATGAGGCCACCACCTGGGATCTCCTACGAGAAGATCCAGAATATAAGCCGCTGCAAAGTGCCAAGGAAGAAATACCATGTTCTCTCCCTGTATTGAATATCCCGACAAAAAACCTGTGGAGAGGTAGCGGGAACATGAAAAATGAGATCATCAGAAGGGGTTTTATTCGTCGTCAGCCCCCCTACTCCCTGATCCCGAGTTCGCGATAGATTCGATTTATGTCCGTGTATTTTCGAACGTGCTCCGCAAGAAGGTCGTATTGAGTTTCTTTCCACCGCCTGTAGGAAAAATTGGCGGACACGGCCACAGTGGTCTTTCCGGAGCGGCGCCGCACTTCCTCGATGAATTTCCTTCGGAAGTCATCGTTATCGAAAATACCGTGAATGTAGGTACCCCACACTCTGCCGTCGGGTTGCGTCAAGCCGTCCAGGAAATCCGCCTCCCGGCCATCCCTGCGGGTGATATGGAAAAGAGGCTGGGCGGCTCCCCTGGAAACGCTCCTTCCCATGTGAATCTCGTAGCCGCTCAAGGGGCCCTGCGCAGATCCCATCCAGCAGTCGGTCGCTACGGGCAGGGCTTCGATCTGGGATGTGATTTTCTCGAGATACATTTCCGTTTCCATTTCCAGGAGTCCCAAGCCGGTCACCTCACGCAGACCGCTTTCCACACCGTGAGGGTCCTGCACGCAAAGCCCCATCATCTGGTAGCCGCCGCAGAGCCCCACTACGGTCCCGCCCCCCTTGTAAAAGGCCAGGATCGCATCGGAAAGACCGCTCTTTTTCAAGAAATCCAGGTCCTCGAGAGTATTCTTGCTTCCGGGAAGGATCACCGCATCGAAATGAAAAACCTCGGCGGGACGGTCAAAATAGATGAGGTCCACTCCCGCTTCCTGCTCAAAGCAGTCGAAATCCGTATAATTGGAAATAAAAGGCAGCCGTACCACACCGATGGCAAGACCGTTTTCAGAAACCTTTTTGACCGCCTGCTGCATGCGGCGCTGCAGGGCCACGCTGTCTTCCTCCTGAAGGGCGATATGGTTGAAATGGGGAATGACACCCAGAACAGGCCGCGAAGAACGGGATTCCAGGATCTCGATTCCACTGGTGAAGAGTTGCGGATCCCCCCTCAGCTTATTGACCATGAACCCCATGATCCGCTCCTGCTCCCGAGGGGTCATGAGCATATAACTTCCCAGCAAAGCGGCGAAAATGCCTCCCCGGTCAATATCTCCCACAAGGATGCAGCGTGCGTCGGCCATTTCCGCCATGGAAAGATTCACCAGATCGTGCTCCTTGAGGTTCAGTTCGACGGCACTCCCCGCCCCTTCCAAAACGATCACGTCATACTGGCTGGAGAGCCGCTCGAAACATTCCCGAACGATGGGAACAAGGTTCGTCTTGTATTCGTAGTAATCCCTTGCGGAAAGGTTTCCTATGGACTTTCCTTTCACGATCACCTGCGATCCCATTTGGGAAGTGGGTTTCAGGAGAACCGGGTTCATATCCACATGGGGCTCGATTCCGGCGGCTTCCGCCTGAACCACTTGAGCCCGCCCCATTTCGCCGCCTTCAGGGGTGATATAGGAATTGAGAGCCATGTTCTGGGCCTTGAAAGGGGCCACTCGAAAACCGTCCTGCTTCAGAATACGGCAAAAAGCGGCAGCAAGCACGCTCTTGCCCACGTCCGAACCCGTCCCCAAAAACATCAGGGATTTTGCCTTGTCAGTCATCAGTTTGAAACTCCCTGCAATATTTTACAAAGGCGGCAGGCGCCCCCGGTGCGCTTCCCCAGTGAAGATGAATGTAACTGGCCAGAATCGATCCGACCCGGTACCCTTCCTGCCGGACTTCTGCATACTTGCGGTGGTGCAGATCGTAGACCCGGTGAAGTTCCGCTGTCGATCCCACTCCGTCGTCCACGATCTCCGAATAATGGAATTCGTGCCCCCTGAGAATCGATCCCGCTTCACCCAGCAGGCAGGATTCGCGCAGGACCACTTCGGTATACCCCAGGGCCTTCCTGCGGTTCAGCATTCGAGTCCCGAAAGGAAGAATGCCCGCCATGGGGTATTTATCCCCTTCAAGGGTTACAATGAAACGCCCCAAGACCATCAGGCCGCCGCATTCGGCGTAAATGGGCATCCCTTGTGCAGCCCGTTTTCGAACGGACTCGAGGAAGACCTTCTGGCCGGAGATGTTCTCGGCGAAAAGCTCCGGGTACCCGCCCCCCAGGTAAAGTCCCGAAGTCTCTTCCGGAAAAGTCTCGCCGGCCAGGGGCGAAAAAAAATGGAGTCCGGCACCTGCCCTTTCCAGTAACTCAAAATTGTCCGGGTAATAAAAACAAAAAGCCGCATCCCGGGCAACCGCAATGAGGGGGGAAGGGGAAACGATTCGAGAAGACTCCTTTTTCCATGGTGCATCCCCCCTTCCGCCCTGCCCCGGTGTCTGCTCATGAAAACATTCGGCACGTTCCAGCAAGAGATCCAGATCGACATAGCGTTCCACCAGGTCGATCAGTTTATCCTTGTGCTGCGGGTCAAGAGGAGACTCATCGGCCGTTACGAGCCCCAAATGCCGCTCGGGCATGCGGATGAACTCGTCGCGCGGAATTCCTCCAAGCACGGGAATTTCAGGCAGGTTGGCGCTCATGGCTTCCCTGAGATATTCCAGGTGCCCCGGTCCCCCAACCCGGTTGAAAATGACCCCCGCCAGTTGTAGATCCGGATCGAAACGGCTGAAGCCGTAGATGAGGGCGGCGGCGCTGCGCGCCATGCTCCGGGCATCTACCACCAGGACCACGGGAATCCCCAGCCATTTGGCCATCTCCGCCGTACTCCCCGATTCGGTTTTGCCGTCGTACCCGTCAAAGAGGCCCATCACACCCTCCACCACCCCAAGATCCGCGCGGGAGAGGC
This region of Desulforhabdus amnigena genomic DNA includes:
- a CDS encoding methylated-DNA--[protein]-cysteine S-methyltransferase; the encoded protein is MTSGQRLFSTITFSSPLGWILTAAGPEGICLLHFCGPVQPSESQEQEIMGREYPGCKIKPDAPPPLLSETKKAVLEYLTHGTPLPPLPLDVSKGTPFRRKVWKALCDIPHGETRSYLDISKAIGQPRASRAVGQACGSNPVAILIPCHRVLAVGGKLGGYTGGLDIKEALLKLERGAGLGRSGNR
- a CDS encoding SLC13 family permease; translated protein: MNTEQLLVFGILAATLVLFVWNRWRYDLVALGALLAVAGLTPTDQVFAGFGHPAVVTVAAVLVLSRGLLNAGVVDTIAQSLGRVGNQPMIQVATLTGVVALCSGFMNNVGALALLMPVAIWMSRQSSRPPSLLLMPLAFGSLLGGTITLIGTPPNIIIAAYRAQTGAPPFGMFEFFPVGIGITLVGVLFISLVGWRLTPKREKQGTPEELFQIGDYISEVRVTEHSKVLGQTLHDLLSLMESESDVTIVGLFRGKQRHMAPSMYAVLQAGDILMVETDPESLKGMIDAAGLELAESGDIGKGDLGADDVSIIEAIVAPESLLLGRTAANLDMRARYGVNVLAVARQGQRVRERLSKIRFNIADILLLQGRTDSLQAALSAWGCLPLAERGLRIGKPRKVFLAAAIFVAALALVAFNLLPAQVALVGAAVVMVLSGLLTLKEAYKSIDWPIIVLLAAMIPVGQALESTGGAQLIADQLLRVARSSSPAETLAILMVGTMLLSNVVNNAAAAILMAPIAIGVAHGMGSSPDPLLMAVAIGSSCAFLTPIGHQSNALVMAPGGYRFGDYWRLGLPLSVLVVGVAVPLIMWFWPL
- a CDS encoding MBL fold metallo-hydrolase; this encodes MQIIQTPVGNMEVFCYLVYDETTMEGILIDPAGDTDRLLKILQEKGVKLKYIVNTHGHADHTCGNDRLREATGAKVVMHALDDVFFQRPESKAFTRMMGFENSSPADIQVQDGDELSFGNLTMRFLHTPGHTPGACCILIDGNLFTGDTLFVGAVGRTDLPGASFDELLRSLETKIITLPPETIVWPGHDYGDRPHSTVGHEMKTNPYITDFITEND
- a CDS encoding ABC transporter permease codes for the protein MSLYTFVGSIEQGLVYAVMVLGVYLTFRVLDFPDLTVDGTLPLGAAVTGSFMLQGWDPFTSLGLAMVAGALAGCVTALLATKLRIMSLLASIITMTALYSINIRIMGRPNLALLHQTTIFDALAFPGIPRYLVAPLIFLVVALGCKVVLDIFLHTHLGLALRGTGDNPQMIRSQGVNTDNMILIGVSLSNALVALAGGMVAQSQGFADVGMGIGTIVAGLASVILGESLVGKQSVLRQTLSAIVGSLVYRFAIVVALSYQVGFLRLTPSDLNLITAILVVICLMFPMLKKRVRRIHA
- a CDS encoding ABC transporter substrate-binding protein, coding for MMRFWKSFLTLVLVLGMAGIASADEKKITIGISQIVEHPALDAARKGFIDALKDNGYVEGQNVTYDIQIAQGNMATANSIAKSFVGNNVDLIYTIATPTSQACVNATKTIPIVISSVTDPVGAGLVKSLEEPGANVTGTTDRSPVDRQMDLIIEIAPKVKRLGVIYNSGEDNSLTSLKQIKEEVAKRNMEVVEAPVSNSSGVFLAAKSLVGRVDAVHIPTDNTVVSAFDAVVKVCTDNRIPLFAADIDSVPRGAVAAVAIDYYRLGRQSGEMAVRILKGENPGTMPVETLKDLKLVVNKQAAEKMGVTLPESVLKRADQVL
- a CDS encoding 50S ribosomal protein L11 methyltransferase produces the protein MENSNNLPQHLFVYECRGPRSPGTEPALPGFLGLWPEPPFYYLFFDRESESAVKHWIQDQSGWILNGAYSLDYEQWQHVSLSDQRVGPFLIHTGKDEEEPIHPEGGYLIRMNPGLVFGSGLHPTTRGCLLTMAELFKAVPVKTVVDLGTGTGILAIAGALLGATRVVGLDCIPLAVAVALQNVRANHVEERVKLLVARELEVLREPSDLLLMNIEWPCLREVLRGSEWRRYPRVIMSGFLAAQWKEFEAMLPSGHRVERRTSIEDWMTAVISGMF